A window of the Agrococcus jejuensis genome harbors these coding sequences:
- the rfbD gene encoding dTDP-4-dehydrorhamnose reductase yields MRILLVGANGMLGHDLRGALEHHDVVPVGSRELDVRDAAACVTAAEGFDVIVNASAENGVDAAEADDTSARAVNGDGPEHLALAAAAAGARLVHVSTDYVFDGTATSPYPEDAPRNPLSAYGRSKADGEVRALAANHKTVVVRTAWLYGRNGSSFASTMLRLAGERDTLQVVDDQRGQPTYTRDLAEQIAAVIDAGVERAVLHGTSSGETTWFGFARAIFEEAGLDPERVLPTDSTAFQRPAPRPTYSVLGHDAWAAHGLSPIRDWREALADAVARGDLHA; encoded by the coding sequence ATGAGGATCCTCCTCGTCGGCGCGAACGGCATGCTCGGCCACGACCTCCGTGGCGCGCTCGAGCACCACGACGTCGTGCCCGTCGGCAGCCGTGAGCTCGACGTGCGCGACGCCGCCGCGTGCGTCACCGCCGCCGAGGGCTTCGACGTCATCGTCAACGCGAGCGCCGAGAACGGCGTCGACGCCGCCGAGGCCGACGACACGAGCGCCCGCGCCGTGAACGGCGACGGCCCCGAGCACCTCGCGCTCGCGGCCGCCGCCGCCGGTGCGCGCCTCGTGCACGTGTCGACCGACTACGTCTTCGACGGCACCGCCACGAGCCCCTACCCCGAGGACGCGCCGCGCAACCCGCTCTCCGCCTACGGCCGCTCGAAGGCCGACGGCGAGGTGCGCGCGCTCGCCGCGAACCACAAGACGGTCGTCGTGCGCACGGCGTGGCTCTACGGCCGCAACGGCTCGAGCTTCGCCAGCACGATGCTGCGCCTCGCGGGCGAGCGCGACACCCTGCAGGTCGTCGACGACCAGCGCGGCCAGCCGACGTACACGCGCGACCTCGCCGAGCAGATCGCCGCCGTGATCGACGCGGGCGTCGAGCGCGCCGTGCTGCACGGCACGTCGTCGGGCGAGACGACCTGGTTCGGCTTCGCTCGCGCGATCTTCGAGGAGGCGGGCCTCGACCCCGAGCGCGTGCTGCCGACCGACTCCACGGCGTTCCAGCGCCCGGCGCCGCGCCCCACCTACTCGGTGCTCGGCCACGACGCGTGGGCCGCGCACGGCCTCTCCCCCATCCGCGACTGGCGCGAGGCGCTCGCCGACGCCGTCGCACGCGGGGATCTGCACGCATGA
- the rfbB gene encoding dTDP-glucose 4,6-dehydratase: MKILVTGGAGFIGSNFVRRTLQDQYEGLEGAEVVVLDALTYSGNQANLAPVADSPRLEFVHGDIRDNALLDRLIPTVDAVVHFAAESHVDRSVRDASVFVETNVVGTQRLLDAALRHDLQRFVHVSTDEVYGSIAEGSWDEERPLEPNSPYSASKAGSDLLARSYHRTHGLNVSITRCSNNYGPYHFPEKVIPLFVTNLIDDKHVPLYGEGNNIRDWLHVDDHCRGIAMVLVKGRAGEIYNIGGGTELTNKELTQLLLDATGKDWSYVDRVADRLGHDLRYSVDISKIRAELGYEPQVPFEQGLADVVQWYRDNRAWWEPLKERAAL, translated from the coding sequence GTGAAGATCCTCGTCACCGGCGGAGCCGGATTCATCGGCTCCAACTTCGTCCGTCGCACGCTCCAGGACCAGTACGAGGGGCTCGAGGGTGCCGAGGTCGTCGTCCTCGACGCGCTGACGTACTCGGGCAACCAGGCCAACCTCGCGCCGGTCGCCGACAGCCCGCGCCTCGAGTTCGTGCACGGCGACATCCGCGACAACGCGCTGCTCGACCGCCTCATCCCCACCGTCGACGCCGTCGTGCACTTCGCCGCCGAGAGCCACGTCGACCGCTCGGTGCGCGACGCCTCGGTGTTCGTCGAGACGAACGTCGTCGGCACGCAGCGCCTGCTCGACGCCGCCCTGCGCCACGACCTGCAGCGCTTCGTGCACGTGTCGACCGACGAGGTCTACGGCTCGATCGCCGAGGGCTCGTGGGACGAGGAGCGCCCGCTCGAGCCCAACAGCCCGTACTCGGCGTCGAAGGCGGGCTCCGACCTGCTCGCACGCTCGTACCACCGCACGCACGGCCTCAACGTGTCGATCACGCGCTGCAGCAACAACTACGGCCCGTACCACTTCCCCGAGAAGGTCATCCCGCTCTTCGTCACGAACCTCATCGACGACAAGCACGTGCCCCTCTACGGCGAGGGCAACAACATCCGCGACTGGCTGCACGTCGACGACCACTGCCGCGGCATCGCGATGGTGCTCGTCAAGGGCCGCGCCGGCGAGATCTACAACATCGGTGGCGGCACCGAGCTGACGAACAAGGAGCTCACGCAGCTGCTGCTCGACGCGACGGGCAAGGACTGGTCGTACGTCGACCGCGTCGCCGACCGCCTCGGCCACGACCTGCGCTACTCGGTCGACATCTCGAAGATCCGCGCCGAGCTCGGCTACGAGCCCCAGGTGCCGTTCGAGCAGGGCCTCGCCGACGTCGTGCAGTGGTACCGCGACAACCGCGCATGGTGGGAGCCGCTCAAGGAGCGGGCGGCCCTCTGA
- a CDS encoding cell wall-binding repeat-containing protein produces the protein MHQHTQQHRRGHRRIAGLAIAIASIATTLVAVQQPPAAEAAIDRMAGADRFATAVQVSRALPTSSGGVVFLASGLSFPDALAAAPVAAAESGRLLLSQPNDIPDVIAAEIRRVAPREIVIVGGESTLDDAVRAEAASLAGTVTRIAGGNRIETSMLLLDRLRRTTQPTHVWIVSASSFPDALAAGAVAARLRHGIVLTNGADPAFAQMLRERLGGVNRIDIAGGPSSVGTDVEQLASSLVSTVRYAGANRFATSVVINSAFTGWATSNRMLLASGETFPDGLVASVLAGRQGYPLYLVPRACHFDGGVQSEASRLGIRDTTVIGGTGTVTNISAQLERCPDLGAIQWELVSLVNQQRAAAGVGALTAHGGLMSMAGSWSQQMASQQQMVHSTTFCDQTFQMGFRRCAENIARTGSPSASGVMNAWMNSEGHRNNILNPNLTYIGVGIAQGTDGRWYWTQNFGG, from the coding sequence GTGCATCAGCACACGCAGCAGCACCGTCGCGGCCACCGCCGCATCGCCGGCCTCGCGATCGCCATCGCGTCGATCGCCACGACGCTCGTCGCCGTGCAGCAGCCACCCGCCGCCGAGGCGGCCATCGACCGCATGGCGGGCGCCGACCGCTTCGCGACCGCCGTGCAGGTGTCGCGTGCGCTGCCGACGAGCTCCGGCGGCGTCGTGTTCCTCGCAAGCGGCCTCTCGTTCCCCGACGCGCTCGCCGCCGCCCCTGTCGCGGCCGCAGAGTCGGGCAGGCTCCTGCTCTCGCAGCCGAACGACATCCCCGACGTCATCGCGGCCGAGATCCGTCGCGTCGCCCCGCGCGAGATCGTCATCGTCGGCGGCGAGTCGACGCTCGACGACGCCGTGCGCGCCGAGGCCGCATCGCTCGCGGGCACCGTGACGCGCATCGCGGGCGGCAACCGCATCGAGACGTCGATGCTGCTGCTCGACCGCCTGCGCCGCACGACGCAGCCCACGCACGTGTGGATCGTCAGCGCCTCCTCGTTCCCCGACGCGCTCGCCGCAGGAGCGGTCGCCGCGCGACTGCGCCACGGCATCGTGCTGACGAACGGCGCCGATCCCGCCTTCGCGCAGATGCTGCGCGAGCGCCTCGGCGGCGTGAACCGCATCGACATCGCAGGCGGCCCGTCGTCGGTCGGCACCGACGTCGAGCAGCTCGCCTCGAGCCTCGTCTCGACCGTGCGCTACGCCGGCGCGAACCGCTTCGCCACGTCCGTCGTCATCAACTCGGCGTTCACCGGGTGGGCCACGAGCAACCGGATGCTGCTCGCGAGCGGCGAGACGTTCCCCGACGGCCTCGTCGCCAGCGTGCTGGCCGGCCGACAGGGCTACCCCCTCTACCTCGTGCCGCGCGCGTGCCACTTCGACGGCGGCGTGCAGAGCGAGGCCTCGCGCCTCGGCATCCGCGACACCACCGTGATCGGCGGCACCGGCACCGTCACGAACATCTCGGCGCAGCTCGAGCGCTGCCCCGATCTGGGCGCCATCCAGTGGGAGCTCGTGAGCCTCGTCAACCAGCAGCGCGCCGCTGCCGGCGTCGGCGCCCTCACCGCCCACGGCGGCCTCATGTCCATGGCGGGCTCGTGGAGCCAGCAGATGGCGTCGCAGCAGCAGATGGTGCACTCGACGACGTTCTGCGACCAGACGTTCCAGATGGGCTTCCGCCGCTGCGCCGAGAACATCGCCCGCACCGGCAGCCCCAGCGCGAGCGGCGTCATGAACGCGTGGATGAACTCCGAGGGCCACCGCAACAACATCCTGAACCCGAACCTCACGTACATCGGCGTCGGCATCGCGCAGGGCACCGACGGCCGCTGGTACTGGACGCAGAACTTCGGCGGCTGA
- a CDS encoding glycosyltransferase — MDLLDRLGRAVGRSARRIRTAVARRRHGDAFRYDDAPNPEVVARIDWLRRRNRTSHEPVVDAASDVTVTMTTFGRRLRTAWTSLEAIADGDVLPGRLVLALGPADASRLPASIRRLQRRGLEVLVVEREQELRVHTKWYPVAQTIAGPLVTSDDDQVYPREWLADLVRAHAAHPDDVIAHRAHRVGMDDGVLRPYTHWMPCITTEPSAQHFGTSVSGQLLPLAVVQEATAHGTRFLEVAPTADDVWLHRSALAVGASVRQVGDAPQNYPFVPDTQDGGLYQVNVMGGRNDEQIVATYDGLALQRLLAGP, encoded by the coding sequence GTGGACCTGCTCGATCGCCTCGGACGTGCCGTCGGTCGATCCGCTCGCCGCATCCGCACCGCGGTGGCGCGCAGGAGACACGGCGACGCCTTCCGCTACGACGACGCCCCGAACCCCGAGGTCGTCGCCCGCATCGACTGGCTGCGCCGTCGCAACCGCACGTCGCACGAGCCGGTCGTCGACGCCGCATCCGACGTCACCGTCACCATGACGACGTTCGGCAGGCGCCTGCGCACGGCGTGGACGTCGCTCGAGGCCATCGCCGACGGCGACGTGCTGCCCGGGCGTCTCGTGCTCGCCCTCGGCCCCGCCGACGCCTCCCGACTGCCCGCGAGCATCCGCAGGCTGCAGCGACGGGGCCTCGAGGTGCTCGTCGTCGAGCGCGAGCAGGAGCTGCGCGTGCACACGAAGTGGTACCCCGTCGCGCAGACGATCGCCGGGCCGCTCGTCACGAGCGACGACGACCAGGTCTACCCGCGCGAGTGGCTCGCCGACCTCGTGCGTGCGCACGCAGCGCATCCCGACGACGTCATCGCGCACCGCGCCCATCGTGTGGGCATGGACGACGGCGTGCTGCGGCCCTACACGCACTGGATGCCGTGCATCACGACCGAGCCGAGCGCCCAGCACTTCGGCACGTCGGTGTCCGGCCAGCTGCTGCCGCTCGCGGTCGTGCAGGAGGCGACGGCGCACGGCACGCGCTTCCTCGAGGTCGCCCCGACGGCCGACGACGTGTGGCTGCACCGGTCGGCGCTCGCGGTCGGCGCCTCGGTGCGGCAGGTCGGCGACGCCCCGCAGAACTACCCGTTCGTGCCCGACACGCAGGACGGCGGGCTCTACCAGGTGAACGTCATGGGTGGGCGCAACGACGAGCAGATCGTCGCCACCTACGACGGCCTCGCACTGCAGCGCCTGCTCGCCGGGCCCTAG
- the rfbA gene encoding glucose-1-phosphate thymidylyltransferase RfbA, translating to MRGIILAGGSGTRLWPITKGISKQLMPIYDKPMVYYPLSTLMMAGIREVLIITTPEYNDQFRALLGDGSELGMDIQYAVQPSPDGLAQAFIIGEEFIGDESVALVLGDNIFHGVGLGASLRANGEIQGGLVFAYHVANPKAYGVVEFDADMRAISIEEKPTQPKSNYAVPGLYFYDNDVIEIAKSIRPSARGELEISTVNERYLAAGRLQVQMLDRGVAWLDTGTFESMMQASEYVRVIEDRQGFKIGCIEEIAWRAGWIDDAQLAQLAAPLVKSGYGAYLQSLLEG from the coding sequence ATGCGCGGCATCATCCTGGCCGGTGGCTCGGGCACGAGGCTCTGGCCCATCACCAAGGGCATCTCGAAGCAGCTCATGCCCATCTACGACAAGCCGATGGTCTACTACCCGCTGTCGACGCTCATGATGGCCGGCATCCGCGAGGTGCTCATCATCACGACGCCCGAGTACAACGACCAGTTCCGCGCGCTCCTCGGCGACGGCAGCGAGCTCGGCATGGACATCCAGTACGCCGTGCAGCCGAGCCCCGACGGCCTCGCGCAGGCCTTCATCATCGGCGAGGAGTTCATCGGCGACGAGTCGGTCGCGCTCGTGCTCGGCGACAACATCTTCCACGGCGTCGGCCTCGGTGCGAGCCTGCGCGCCAACGGCGAGATCCAGGGCGGCCTCGTCTTCGCGTACCACGTGGCCAACCCGAAGGCCTACGGCGTCGTCGAGTTCGACGCCGACATGCGCGCCATCTCCATCGAGGAGAAGCCGACGCAGCCGAAGAGCAACTACGCGGTGCCCGGCCTCTACTTCTACGACAACGACGTCATCGAGATCGCGAAGTCGATCCGCCCGAGCGCGCGCGGCGAGCTCGAGATCTCGACGGTCAACGAGCGCTACCTCGCGGCGGGCCGCCTGCAGGTGCAGATGCTCGACCGCGGCGTCGCCTGGCTCGACACCGGCACCTTCGAGTCGATGATGCAGGCGAGCGAGTACGTGCGCGTCATCGAGGACCGTCAGGGCTTCAAGATCGGCTGCATCGAGGAGATCGCCTGGCGTGCCGGCTGGATCGACGACGCCCAGCTCGCGCAGCTCGCCGCACCGCTCGTGAAGAGCGGCTACGGCGCCTACCTGCAGAGCCTGCTCGAGGGCTGA
- a CDS encoding glycosyltransferase, whose translation MTDRAVVAVLMATHDGAAFLDAQIDSILDQEGVDVRLVVSDDRSTDGTLALLERRAADDARIVLLPAGVHGSAHANFLRLVRDAPVDGADAIGFSDQDDVWTPGRLARQLAQLDRYDAVSGNVTAVFGSRRVRIDKAQPQRDFDFVLESAGPGSTFVLSASTFAFVRDVVDHDPEVVDAAIHDWLIYALVRASGRTWHIDSASLVDYRQHGANVRGANVGVREASARLGELRSGEFRRQAAHITRIAARVADDGRRDELLALAHLLGDGSPASRRALAARVPQLRRSARDRIALRALLLTGGW comes from the coding sequence GTGACCGATCGCGCCGTGGTCGCCGTGCTCATGGCGACCCACGACGGAGCCGCCTTCCTCGACGCGCAGATCGACTCGATCCTCGACCAGGAGGGCGTCGACGTGCGCCTCGTCGTCTCCGACGATCGGTCGACCGACGGCACGCTCGCGCTGCTCGAGCGCCGCGCCGCCGACGACGCGCGCATCGTGCTGCTGCCCGCCGGCGTGCACGGCAGCGCGCACGCCAACTTCCTGCGCCTCGTGCGCGACGCGCCCGTCGACGGCGCCGACGCGATCGGCTTCTCCGACCAGGACGACGTGTGGACGCCCGGCAGGCTCGCGCGCCAGCTCGCGCAGCTCGACCGGTACGACGCCGTCTCGGGCAACGTCACGGCCGTCTTCGGCTCGCGGCGCGTGCGCATCGACAAGGCGCAGCCGCAGCGCGACTTCGACTTCGTGCTCGAGTCGGCGGGGCCCGGCTCGACGTTCGTGCTCAGCGCGTCGACGTTCGCGTTCGTGCGCGACGTCGTCGACCACGACCCCGAGGTCGTCGACGCCGCGATCCACGACTGGCTCATCTACGCCCTCGTGCGCGCGAGCGGCCGAACGTGGCACATCGACTCGGCGTCGCTCGTCGACTACCGGCAGCACGGCGCCAACGTGCGCGGCGCCAACGTGGGCGTGCGCGAGGCGTCGGCGCGGCTCGGCGAGCTGCGCAGCGGCGAGTTCCGCAGGCAGGCGGCGCACATCACGAGGATCGCGGCGCGCGTCGCCGACGACGGGCGGCGCGACGAGCTGCTCGCGCTCGCGCACCTGCTGGGCGACGGATCCCCCGCATCCCGCCGCGCGCTCGCCGCGCGCGTGCCGCAGCTGCGCAGGAGCGCGCGCGACCGGATCGCGCTGCGCGCGCTGCTGCTCACGGGCGGCTGGTAG
- a CDS encoding rhamnan synthesis F family protein — protein sequence MRRAVFYLVYDGAGEVGDYALHHLRAIRDHADHVFVVSNSPLSPGSRVALERVADTVWERENVGFDVFAYRDALRHFGQARLEDFDEIILMNYTFYGPIGSYAPLFERMDAQQVDFWGVTDHAEIRPNPYTHTGVMHRHIQSHWIAVRRPMVRSAEWKAYWDDMPPVRSYADSIQLHESRFTHHFEQAGFSSATAFPAADYPAVHPIFDLPARLLDEGLPIIKRRLFFHDPLYHDAHAIVARDVEDRMHDAGYPMQMLYDDLSRSAKPRDLNAVLSMMEILPDVSVGDEDVSHLRVGILAHVFYDDMIDEIADLAEALPQARLVITTADEGRKARIEERLAARGREADVRVLPSNRGRDISAFLLGCRDVLLSGELDLVVKLHSKRSPQNGFSVGQHFKRHLYENLLGSPGYAENLLRLFVRHETLGMVFPPMIHMGLPTMGRAWFANREPAKEMLARLGLRVPLDDVSPLAPFGSMLVARPEALRPLLDADFLWEEFPDEGGYGDGGMAHVLERMFAYSAIGSGHHVRTVMTTRNAAISHTMLEYKLNAMDDGVPGEQREQIAWVQDRVAGRIGVATVKAAIVERSPAAARVLKPIYVVARGVLRKVRGR from the coding sequence ATGCGTCGAGCCGTCTTCTATCTCGTCTACGACGGGGCGGGCGAGGTCGGCGACTACGCGCTGCACCACCTGCGCGCGATCCGCGACCACGCGGACCACGTGTTCGTCGTGTCGAACTCGCCGCTGTCGCCCGGCTCGCGCGTCGCGCTCGAGCGCGTCGCCGACACCGTGTGGGAGCGCGAGAACGTCGGCTTCGACGTCTTCGCCTACCGCGACGCGCTGCGGCACTTCGGGCAGGCGCGCCTCGAGGACTTCGACGAGATCATCCTCATGAACTACACGTTCTACGGACCGATCGGCTCGTACGCCCCGCTCTTCGAGCGCATGGACGCGCAGCAGGTCGACTTCTGGGGCGTCACCGACCACGCCGAGATCCGTCCGAACCCGTACACGCACACCGGCGTCATGCACCGCCACATCCAGTCGCACTGGATCGCCGTGCGCCGCCCCATGGTGCGCAGCGCCGAGTGGAAGGCGTACTGGGACGACATGCCGCCCGTGCGCTCGTACGCCGACTCGATCCAGCTGCACGAGTCGCGCTTCACGCACCACTTCGAGCAGGCGGGCTTCTCGTCGGCGACGGCGTTCCCCGCCGCCGACTACCCCGCGGTGCACCCGATCTTCGACCTGCCGGCCCGACTCCTCGACGAGGGGCTGCCGATCATCAAGCGGCGCCTCTTCTTCCACGACCCGCTGTACCACGACGCCCACGCGATCGTGGCGCGCGACGTCGAGGACCGGATGCACGACGCCGGGTATCCGATGCAGATGCTGTACGACGACCTGTCGCGCTCGGCGAAGCCCCGCGACCTCAACGCCGTGCTGTCGATGATGGAGATCCTCCCCGACGTCTCGGTCGGCGACGAGGACGTCAGCCACCTGCGCGTCGGCATCCTCGCCCACGTCTTCTACGACGACATGATCGACGAGATCGCCGACCTCGCAGAGGCGCTGCCGCAGGCGCGCCTCGTGATCACGACCGCCGACGAGGGGCGCAAGGCGCGCATCGAGGAGCGCCTCGCCGCGCGCGGCCGCGAGGCCGACGTGCGGGTGCTGCCCTCGAACCGCGGCCGCGACATCTCGGCCTTCCTGCTCGGCTGCCGCGACGTGCTGCTGTCCGGCGAGCTCGACCTCGTCGTGAAGCTGCACTCGAAGCGCAGCCCGCAGAACGGCTTCAGCGTCGGCCAGCACTTCAAGCGCCACCTGTACGAGAACCTGCTCGGCTCGCCCGGCTACGCCGAGAACCTGCTGCGCCTGTTCGTGCGGCACGAGACGCTCGGCATGGTCTTCCCGCCGATGATCCACATGGGCCTGCCCACGATGGGTCGCGCGTGGTTCGCGAACCGCGAGCCCGCGAAGGAGATGCTCGCGCGCCTCGGCCTGCGCGTGCCGCTCGACGACGTGAGCCCGCTCGCGCCGTTCGGCTCGATGCTCGTCGCCCGCCCCGAGGCGCTGCGGCCCCTGCTCGACGCCGACTTCCTCTGGGAGGAGTTCCCCGACGAGGGCGGCTACGGCGACGGCGGCATGGCGCACGTGCTCGAGCGCATGTTCGCGTACTCGGCCATCGGCTCCGGCCACCACGTGCGCACCGTCATGACGACGCGCAACGCGGCGATCTCGCACACGATGCTCGAGTACAAGCTCAACGCGATGGACGACGGCGTGCCCGGCGAGCAGCGCGAGCAGATCGCCTGGGTGCAGGACCGCGTCGCGGGCCGCATCGGCGTCGCGACCGTGAAGGCCGCGATCGTCGAGCGCAGCCCCGCGGCGGCGCGCGTGCTCAAGCCGATCTACGTCGTCGCCCGCGGCGTGCTCAGGAAGGTGCGCGGACGATGA